The following coding sequences lie in one Cannabis sativa cultivar Pink pepper isolate KNU-18-1 chromosome 5, ASM2916894v1, whole genome shotgun sequence genomic window:
- the LOC115716388 gene encoding uncharacterized protein LOC115716388, translating to MMMNRRDSFIGGRNNIPLLAQHRRGQSLNLAGNKADAVDENLDLFSKNRRSLSVTSSDESSDVSVKLGKLSVGSAKVSRSGIDDLLSSTDGGKHDYDWLLTPPGTPTIFPTSESSESKPTVAATRSSSLARSSSTTKASRLSASQAENSHHSRPARSSSVTRSSTSTSMYGNYSSNRSGSILNTSSASVSSYTRPSSPITRSTSSARPSTPGRTSISRPSTPSRARPTLSNSSAEKSRSVQSSRPSTPSSRPQIPANLSSPVVRSNSRPSTPTRRNPAPSISPAASPSLSAARVLSNGRNPNPPSRPSSPGPRVRPPQPVIPPDFSHDTPPNLRTTLPADRPVSAGRSRPGATVSAKGNSDTTAATNISRRHSSPIVTRGRLSEPTGRGRQHGNGHHTDAEARKGSHLPDSAMRKPVKTSTTSADANGNGFGRTISKRSLDMAIRHMDIRSGAGNSRSLTGTTLFPQSIRSTTSKTQSVRSLSSSSSVSMNGGLQTNYNGIMLENDNIDRSAENGIESHAGRHFAKLSEIDMYESSRYDAILLKEDLKNTNWLHCIDDKTDQGPIFDNGFETLPEPFGLL from the exons ATGATGATGAACCGGAGAGACTCTTTTATCGGAGGAAGGAATAATATTCCTTTGTTGGCGCAGCACCGGCGAGGTCAAAGTTTAAATCTCGCTGGAAATAAGGCGGACGCCGTCGATGAAAACTTAGATCTGTTCTCAAAGAACCGGCGGAGTCTCTCCGTCACATCCTCTGATGAATCCTCAGAtg TTTCGGTGAAATTGGGGAAACTATCAGTTGGATCGGCGAAAGTGTCTCGTAGTGGCATCGATGATTTGTTGTCTTCCACAGACGGTGGAAAACACGACTACGATTG GCTTCTCACTCCTCCTGGAACTCCAACAATATTCCCTACATCAGAGTCAAGTGAATCTAAACCAACCGTAGCGGCTACGAGAAGCAGTTCCTTAGCCAGATCATCGTCTACTACTAAGGCTTCAAGG CTATCAGCTTCACAAGCTGAGAATAGTCACCATTCAAGACCAGCTAGAAGCAGCTCAGTGACTCGCTCCTCAACCTCCACATCAATGTATGGTAACTATTCCTCGAACAGATCTGGATCAATACTTAACACTAGCTCTGCATCAGTTTCATCTTATACAAGGCCATCCTCTCCCATTACCCGTTCTACATCTAGTGCAAGACCCTCCACTCCTGGACGCACATCAATATCAAGACCTTCCACACCTTCTAGAGCTCGCCCAACTCTATCCAACTCATCTGCTGAAAAAAGTCGATCAGTTCAAAGCTCTAGGCCCTCCACTCCCAGTTCTAGACCACAAATCCCGGCAAACTTGAGTTCTCCAGTTGTTCGATCGAATTCCCGTCCATCTACCCCTACCCGTAGGAATCCAGCACCATCTATTTCCCCAGCAGCAAGTCCTTCACTGTCAGCTGCCCGTGTGCTATCAAATGGACGCAATCCAAATCCGCCATCCAGACCAAGCTCGCCTGGACCGCGTGTTCGGCCTCCTCAGCCTGTTATCCCGCCTGATTTTTCTCATGACACACCCCCAAACCTTAGAACCACTTTACCAGCAGATAGGCCGGTTTCTGCAGGTAGGTCAAGACCAGGCGCTACAGTCTCAGCGAAAGGAAATTCAGATACCACAGCGGCTACCAATATCTCAAGAAGACATTCATCACCCATTGTCACAAGAGGAAGACTTTCAGAACCAACTGGAAGGGGTCGTCAACATGGAAATGGACACCATACTGATGCTGAAGCTCGGAAGGGCTCCCATCTTCCAGATTCGGCAATGAGAAAACCTgtaaaaacatcaacaacatctGCCGATGCCAATGGCAATGGATTTGGGAGGACGATCTCCAAAAGATCTCTGGATATGGCTATCAGGCATATG GATATAAGAAGTGGTGCAGGGAACAGTCGGTCACTTACCGGTACCACACTCTTCCCACAAAGCATTCGATCCACGACCTCAAAAACCCAGTCGGTTCGAAGTTTGAGTTCTTCATCATCTGTCAGCATGAATGGAGGGTTACAAACCAACTATAATGGAATCATGTTAGAGAATGACAATATTGATCGGTCAGCTGAAAATGGAATTGAATCTCATGCTGGTAGACATTTTGCAAAGTTGAGTGAAATAGACATGTATGAGAGCTCACGATATGATGCAATTTTGCTGAAAGAAGACTTGAAAAACACAAACTGGCTGCACTGTATTGATGACAAAACAGATCAGGGGCCTATTTTTGACAATGGATTCGAAACTCTGCCTGAGCCTTTTGGTCTCTTATAA